A genomic segment from Pseudoalteromonas aliena SW19 encodes:
- a CDS encoding response regulator has protein sequence MFKVVANIRTRYQWALIAIAVLISISASLMQYFLSVQKYDAKIINIAGKQRMLSQKIAWHSNELLISSVDASNHIKALKASLLLFKNSHEYLLSKNDDGEYQYLTPKLVKLYTSTPNKLDSQVKVFIQEAESLLYQQGQVDRQIFSVTQVEVLLKQLDYAVSLFETEAITKMNWVSNLELLFWLAAMLLLLVELRFVFMPMEKEILNALTDSQKQKEFAYQVSKNKEHFIARASHEFRTPLQGLISSIETLYIKDEQKKIKMQAAFCASRIIAMLDELQDLQALSLGHWSLQLTNTNLLRSLERILTTYEYAYEQKGIRLITSFDSTLNCTTELDHKRLQQMLAELLSNALKFTVQGEVHIDAKVDYEQLIVTVKDTGCGFLSQVDSPVFNSQEQSNHFQGLRTGLARVQYIVKAFHGKILFENNEHGGALVTLKIPITINEPDKSKKTILPSTLHCLVVEDNPLNMLVLTRVLTSLGYSCVSAENGKVACEMVTRERYDVIFMDLNMPVMDGFEASKKIRTFDQSTPIIVVTANTSDSDIAYAGECGINAHVFKPIDKQMVIDVLAKVYSRK, from the coding sequence ATGTTTAAAGTTGTCGCAAATATCCGAACCCGCTACCAATGGGCTTTAATCGCAATCGCGGTATTAATAAGCATATCAGCATCACTTATGCAGTATTTTTTATCAGTGCAAAAATATGATGCAAAAATTATCAATATTGCAGGTAAACAAAGAATGCTTTCGCAAAAAATTGCTTGGCATAGTAATGAATTACTCATATCTTCAGTAGATGCTAGCAACCATATTAAAGCGCTAAAAGCGTCATTACTATTATTTAAAAATAGTCATGAGTATTTGCTTTCTAAAAATGATGATGGCGAATATCAGTACCTTACTCCTAAGCTTGTAAAGCTATACACATCAACTCCGAATAAACTCGACTCTCAAGTTAAGGTATTTATTCAAGAGGCTGAAAGTCTACTTTATCAACAAGGACAAGTAGATAGGCAAATATTCTCTGTTACACAAGTTGAAGTTCTATTAAAACAGTTAGATTATGCTGTAAGTTTATTTGAGACCGAAGCAATCACAAAAATGAACTGGGTGTCTAATCTTGAGCTACTATTTTGGCTTGCTGCCATGCTATTGCTACTTGTAGAGCTACGGTTTGTATTTATGCCAATGGAAAAGGAGATACTTAATGCGTTGACTGATTCTCAAAAACAGAAGGAGTTTGCTTATCAGGTGAGTAAAAATAAAGAACATTTTATTGCCAGAGCTAGTCATGAATTCAGAACGCCATTGCAAGGGCTGATTTCGTCAATCGAAACTCTATATATTAAAGATGAGCAAAAAAAAATTAAAATGCAGGCGGCTTTTTGCGCGTCAAGAATAATAGCGATGCTCGATGAACTTCAAGATTTACAAGCATTGAGTTTAGGGCATTGGTCACTGCAATTAACAAATACAAATTTATTACGATCACTAGAAAGAATATTAACCACTTATGAGTATGCTTATGAGCAGAAAGGTATAAGGTTGATAACCTCGTTCGATTCGACTCTTAATTGTACTACTGAACTCGATCATAAGCGTTTGCAGCAGATGCTAGCTGAATTATTAAGTAATGCGTTAAAGTTTACCGTGCAGGGTGAAGTTCATATCGATGCTAAAGTGGATTACGAGCAATTAATTGTTACGGTAAAAGATACAGGATGTGGTTTTTTAAGTCAGGTAGATAGCCCTGTATTTAATTCGCAGGAGCAAAGCAATCATTTTCAAGGCCTTAGAACAGGCCTTGCGCGCGTGCAATACATTGTTAAAGCTTTTCATGGCAAAATATTATTTGAAAATAATGAACATGGGGGGGCGTTGGTCACGCTTAAAATACCAATTACTATTAATGAGCCAGATAAATCGAAGAAGACAATACTACCTTCAACGCTTCATTGCTTAGTTGTTGAAGATAACCCATTAAATATGCTGGTATTAACACGAGTTTTGACATCACTCGGTTATAGCTGCGTATCTGCTGAAAATGGTAAAGTAGCCTGTGAAATGGTCACTAGAGAACGATATGACGTAATATTTATGGATTTAAATATGCCCGTAATGGATGGCTTTGAAGCGAGTAAAAAAATACGAACATTTGATCAATCAACACCAATCATTGTTGTTACTGCAAATACCTCCGATAGTGATATCGCGTATGCAGGTGAATGTGGGATTAATGCCCATGTTTTTAAGCCTATAGATAAGCAGATGGTGATTGATGTATTAGCGAAAGTGTATAGTCGTAAATAG
- a CDS encoding TraB/GumN family protein — protein sequence MNALIRMSHLFIVALLITFSFNSYADPALYKIEKNGVSSYLFGTVHVGDASMNGLPKKITDAISASKEVIVEVDISKLTPFEMQQRSMPLMMQTNGKTLQTELTKQNYNKLKGYFAKKSIDIAMFNALKPWAVMVTMMQIEFQNAGFSDQTGIDKQVLSYAKEHNIKIGELETLEQQLQMFDGMALLSNEMIEETFEQLADINTYFIKLVNAWKSGDMDTLTDYYNMSFDESDYGKISEQVMLINRNNNWVKQLTPRLANEQLFIAVGALHLPEQHGLIKQLQKQGFTVSRI from the coding sequence ATGAATGCCCTGATCCGCATGAGCCATTTATTTATTGTGGCGTTGCTTATAACATTTAGTTTTAACAGCTACGCTGATCCCGCTTTATATAAAATAGAAAAAAATGGCGTTAGCTCTTACTTATTTGGCACTGTACATGTTGGTGATGCCAGCATGAATGGGTTACCTAAAAAGATAACAGATGCAATTAGCGCAAGCAAAGAGGTTATTGTAGAGGTTGATATAAGTAAACTTACACCATTTGAAATGCAGCAGCGCTCAATGCCACTTATGATGCAAACCAATGGCAAAACACTGCAAACAGAACTGACTAAACAAAATTACAATAAACTAAAAGGCTACTTTGCTAAAAAATCGATTGATATTGCTATGTTCAATGCTTTAAAGCCATGGGCCGTAATGGTTACCATGATGCAAATTGAATTTCAAAATGCAGGCTTTTCTGATCAAACGGGCATAGACAAGCAAGTGCTTAGTTATGCTAAAGAGCATAATATTAAAATTGGCGAGCTTGAAACCCTAGAGCAGCAACTACAAATGTTTGATGGTATGGCGCTATTAAGCAATGAAATGATTGAAGAAACCTTTGAGCAACTAGCCGATATTAATACTTACTTTATCAAGTTAGTTAATGCATGGAAAAGCGGTGACATGGATACACTAACCGATTACTACAACATGAGTTTTGATGAGAGTGACTACGGTAAGATCAGCGAGCAAGTAATGTTAATTAATCGTAACAACAATTGGGTTAAACAACTCACACCACGTTTAGCAAACGAGCAGCTATTTATTGCGGTGGGCGCTCTACACTTACCTGAGCAACACGGTTTAATTAAACAACTACAAAAGCAAGGTTTTACCGTTAGCCGTATTTAA
- a CDS encoding sensor histidine kinase gives MSQQQNKSHSIKRKLVNNISAVLSVILFTIFLTVDLSVDTWVEDQFNQSLTNKANYLKTLVEDDNNVVEFDFAGEFMSEYEAADATEFYQLWHGSDVFERSDSLALYENANLPFLKMPINESKIIDYELPNGRDGRALISHFVAQKDDRNPTHSAVFNTMTLAIAAPTAELNKVLIIIDVVFILTCVLGVFGVRYLVTRIVNKGLHPLHNLNDQIKLLDITGVAQTIESDFKVEEIEPIRNELNKFITVNQQLYSNEKRLTSDIAHELKTPIAELISLSEVAIRYPDDKRISDTYTSDVLNISQRMKTIVNNLLLLQRSNSSTMKLDIKAITLNNLVNQTINELTFKHPTIKSRLRSNISEDLTLMADEFSLNTILCNLIDNALFYGLPEDPIRLSAVNNTKNITVCVSNKIHKPLSHDQLTAIFDPLYQLDSSRTNNQRHGLGLSIVQSLCNLNGLTITANNTKDTTLTFILTLPTK, from the coding sequence ATGTCGCAACAACAAAATAAAAGTCACTCAATAAAACGTAAACTCGTTAATAATATTAGCGCTGTACTTTCGGTTATTTTATTCACCATATTTTTAACCGTTGATTTAAGCGTTGATACTTGGGTGGAAGATCAGTTCAATCAGTCTTTAACTAATAAAGCTAACTACTTAAAAACCTTAGTTGAAGATGACAACAACGTGGTTGAATTTGATTTTGCTGGTGAGTTTATGTCGGAGTATGAGGCTGCCGATGCCACTGAGTTTTACCAGCTATGGCATGGCAGTGATGTTTTTGAGCGTTCGGACTCATTAGCGCTTTATGAAAATGCTAACCTGCCTTTTTTAAAAATGCCGATAAACGAATCTAAAATTATAGATTACGAGCTTCCTAACGGGCGTGATGGCCGCGCACTTATAAGTCACTTTGTAGCCCAAAAAGATGATAGAAACCCCACTCACTCTGCTGTTTTTAATACCATGACACTTGCAATTGCAGCGCCGACAGCCGAACTTAATAAAGTACTGATTATTATTGATGTGGTCTTTATTTTAACCTGTGTGCTTGGTGTGTTTGGTGTGCGCTATTTAGTGACACGCATTGTAAATAAAGGCCTGCACCCGCTACACAATTTAAACGACCAAATTAAGCTACTCGATATTACTGGTGTTGCGCAAACAATAGAAAGCGACTTTAAAGTAGAAGAAATAGAACCCATACGTAACGAGCTAAATAAGTTTATTACCGTTAATCAGCAACTCTATAGTAATGAAAAACGCCTAACAAGCGACATTGCACACGAGCTAAAAACCCCAATAGCTGAACTCATAAGCCTTTCAGAAGTGGCTATTCGCTACCCTGACGATAAACGTATTAGCGACACCTATACCAGTGATGTACTTAATATTTCACAGCGTATGAAAACGATAGTAAATAACCTATTGTTATTACAACGTTCAAACAGCAGTACAATGAAATTAGATATAAAAGCAATCACCCTCAATAACTTAGTCAATCAAACTATTAATGAACTGACTTTTAAGCACCCAACTATTAAATCGCGTTTAAGAAGCAATATTAGTGAAGACCTTACACTTATGGCTGACGAATTTAGTTTAAATACTATTTTGTGTAATTTGATTGATAACGCACTATTTTATGGACTTCCTGAAGACCCTATTAGATTAAGTGCGGTAAATAACACGAAAAATATTACTGTCTGTGTTAGTAATAAAATACACAAGCCACTAAGTCACGATCAGTTGACCGCTATTTTTGATCCGCTCTATCAGTTAGATTCGTCACGAACTAATAATCAACGCCACGGTTTAGGGTTATCTATTGTGCAGAGCTTGTGTAACTTAAATGGTCTTACAATTACAGCTAACAATACCAAAGATACCACGCTAACGTTTATATTAACGTTACCCACTAAGTGA